From a single Brassica napus cultivar Da-Ae chromosome C9, Da-Ae, whole genome shotgun sequence genomic region:
- the LOC106417930 gene encoding SPX domain-containing membrane protein At4g11810, with translation MVAFGKKLKERSIEEWQEYYINYKLMKKKVKQYGRQIEVGSLDRRHVLKDFSRMLDHQIEKISLFMLEQQGLLSSRLQKLRECHDALQDEPDISQISNLREAYRSVGQDLLKLLVFIDTNAIGIRKILKKFDKRFGYRFTNYYVKTRADHPYSQLQQVFKHVGLGAVVGAISRNLHELQNNQGSFLSIYDQPVVPLQDPVVDSIKNAVDRLTRSTNFLNFMAQHALIMQDEDLLIHEDQADQEEGRYHFMSLLLNLANTFLYMVNTYIIVPTADDYSMSLGAAATVCGVVIGAMAVAQLFSSVYFSAWSNKSYFKPLIFSSIVLFVGNLVYALAYDFNSLALLLIGRLFCGFGSARAVNRRYISDCVPLKIRMQASAGFVSASALGMACGPALAGLLQTNFKIYNLTFNQDTLPGWVMAVAWLMYLVWLAISFVEPAREPEEVHTSQESNSADQDGNMEKGLTKQLLLAQDETEHDDEDDCDGSEESAEDSRKPANSFVAAYKLLTPSVKVQLLIYFMLKYAMEILLSESSVVTTYYFGWSMSSVSIFLFCLGLTVLPVNLVVGSYISNMFEDRQILLASEIMVCVGILLSFHVVVPYTVPQYVISGFIMFVSAEVLEGVNLSLLSRVMSSRLSRGTYNGGLLSTEAGTIARVIADATITVAGFLGQSMLLNVTLLPSFIICVGSIVATCFTFNSLY, from the exons ATGGTCGCATTTGGGAAGAAGCTCAAGGAAAGAAGCATTGAAGAATGGCAAGA ATATTACATCAATTACaaattgatgaagaagaaagtgaagcaATATGGTCGACAAATCGAAGTAGGAAGTCTAGATCGTCGTCATGTTCTTAAAGATTTCTCAAGGATGTTGGATCATCag ATAGAGAAAATCTCTCTTTTCATGTTGGAGCAACAAGGTTTGCTTTCAAGTAGGTTGCAGAAGCTAAGGGAATGTCATGATGCACTCCAAGATGAGCCTGACATATCTCAGATATCTAATCTAAGAGAGGCCTATAGATCAGTGGGACAAGATCTTCTCAAGCTTCTTGTTTTCATCGATACGAATGCTATTGGTATCCGTAAGATACTGAAGAAGTTTGATAAGAGATTTGGCTATAGATTCACAAACTATTATGTCAAGACTCGTGCTGATCATCCTTACTCTCAACTCCAGCAAGTGTTCAAACATGTG GGTCTTGGAGCTGTTGTTGGAGCCATATCTCGAAACCTTCACGAGCTTCAAAACAATCAAGGAAGCTTCTTATCAATTTATGATCAGCCTGTTGTTCCTCTTCAG GATCCTGTGGTGGATTCAATCAAGAATGCAGTGGATAGGCTAACACGTTCAACAAACTTCCTTAATTTCATGGCTCAACACGCTCTAATCATGCAAGACGAAGATTTACTGATTCATGAAGATCAAGCGGATCAAGAAGAAGGGAGATATCACTTCATGTCGCTCTTGTTAAACTTGGCAAACACGTTTCTCTATATGGTCAATACATATATCATTGTTCCTACAGCAGATGATTACTCCATGAGCCTTGGAGCAGCAGCAACGGTTTGTGGAGTTGTAATTGGTGCAATGGCTGTGGCTCAGCTCTTCTCTTCGGTTTACTTCAGCGCCTGGTCCAACAAGTCATACTTCAAACCACTTATTTTCAGCAGCATTGTTCTTTTTGTTGGGAACCTAGTTTATGCTTTGGCTTATGACTTCAATTCACTAGCTCTTCTCTTGATTGGCCGGTTATTCTGTGG ATTTGGTTCAGCAAGAGCAGTGAACCGGAGATACATAAGCGATTGTGTGCCTTTGAAGATTCGGATGCAGGCTTCAGCCGGTTTTGTTAGTGCAAGTGCTTTAGGAATGGCTTGTGGTCCTGCTCTTGCCGGTTTACTGCAAACCAATTTCAAGATCTACAATCTTACCTTTAACCAGGATACACTACCCGGTTGGGTTATGGCTGTTGCTTGGCTTATGTACTTGGTCTGGTTAGCTATTTCTTTCGTGGAACCAGCACGTGAGCCTGAAGAGGTTCATACTTCACAAGAATCTAACTCCG CTGATCAAGATGGAAACATGGAGAAGGGGCTTACAAAACAGCTTTTACTTGCACAAGACGAAACAGaacatgatgatgaagatgactGCGATGGAAGTGAAGAGTCTGCTGAAGATTCACGTAAACCTGCTAACTCCTTTGTAGCTGCATACAAGCTACTCACTCCTTCAGTGAAG GTTCAGTTGTTGATATACTTCATGCTCAAGTATGCAATGGAGATTCTTTTATCAGAATCAAGTGTGGTTACCACATACTACTTTGGTTGGTCCATGAGTTCTGTTTCAATCTTCTTGTTCTGTCTTGGTCTAACTGTTTTACCGGTTAACCTCGTTGTTGGAAGCTATATCAGCAACATGTTTGAAGATCG GCAAATTCTGTTGGCGTCAGAGATTATGGTCTGTGTTGGAATACTTCTCAGCTTCCATGTAGTAGTCCCTTACACCGTGCCTCAATACGTTATCTCTGGGTTCATCATGTTTGTTTCTGCTGAAGTTCTTGAAG GTGTGAACTTATCGTTACTATCGAGAGTAATGTCATCGAGGCTGTCACGTGGGACGTACAATGGAGGTTTATTGTCGACGGAGGCTGGAACGATCGCACGTGTGATTGCTGATGCAACTATCACCGTTGCTGGGTTCTTGGGGCAGAGTATGCTTTTGAATGTTACTCTGCTTCCTTCTTTTATTATATGTGTTGGGTCTATTGTAGCTACTTGTTTTACTTTCAACTCCCTGTATTAG
- the LOC106417167 gene encoding uncharacterized protein LOC106417167 codes for MKQDEVDGDDYDADNINSEKENIEKLAKSPVVELVKTGDLFLNKTVLKASSELCAMKHNFHYTVTNSNKSVWCIRCTDKVCFWGARAECLKGSTYFIIKKYVGVHSFAPSSKTSAGKTASAKTIGGLIMHKYEGIKEGPKAKDIVQIMRNDYGCEISDSLAWDSREYAVNAVRGIPEESYGKIPKYLYMLREANPGTHSPYETDVNGRFRYLFIAFGQSIRGFSKVMRRVIVVDGTFLKSKFKGVLLVATAIDGNSNLYPIAFGIVDSENEQSWEWFMRQLKVVVANDNGLSFISDRQVSIAMALEKVYPLARHGICIHNLLNNVISYFKGKGLARLISKVSKAYRVVDFKKTFAHVCNISPAIVNYLMEADVKKWARCQFHGYMYDIRTNNPAESINSALRSPREFPVIPLVDSIREMLTHWFFKRKKLISKHTHRLTIDVEEKIDRRIEKGKTFRVYPVTDSQLLVKGDTIDCFVDLDKRTCSCGKYDL; via the coding sequence atgAAGCAAGACGAGGTTGATGGAGATGATTATGATGCTGACAACATCAActctgaaaaagaaaacatagaaaaatTGGCAAAGAGTCCGGTGGTCGAATTGGTTAAGACGGGAGATCTTTTCCTCAACAAAACAGTTTTGAAAGCGAGTTCTGAGTTATGTGCAATGAAGCATAACTTTCACTACACAGTTACCAACTCCAATAAATCAGTTTGGTGTATTAGATGCACTGATAAGGTGTGCTTTTGGGGTGCTCGAGCAGAGTGTTTGAAGGGCtccacatattttattattaagaagTATGTCGGTGTACATTCCTTCGCACCTTCAAGCAAAACCAGTGCTGGAAAGACAGCTTCAGCGAAAACTATAGGCGGTCTGATCATGCATAAATATGAAGGTATCAAGGAAGGGCCTAAAGCGAAAGATATTGTTCAGATTATGCGTAATGATTATGGGTGTGAGATCTCTGATTCTTTAGCATGGGATTCCCGTGAATATGCAGTCAACGCTGTTAGAGGTATTCCAGAGGAAAGTTATGGGAAAATACCAAAATACTTGTACATGCTGCGAGAGGCCAATCCGGGTACACATTCCCCTTATGAGACTGACGTCAATGGTAGATTTCGATATCTGTTTATAGCGTTTGGTCAATCGATCAGAGGCTTTAGCAAAGTCATGAGGCGTGTAATTGTTGTCGATGGAACATTCTTGAAGAGTAAATTCAAAGGGGTGCTACTGGTTGCAACTGCTATAGAtggaaattcaaatttatatcctATTGCATTTGGGATAGTAGACTCTGAGAATGAACagtcttgggaatggtttatgaGACAGTTAAAAGTTGTTGTTGCTAATGATAATGGTTTGTCTTTTATTTCGGATAGACAAGTGTCAATAGCGATGGCACTGGAGAAAGTGTATCCGCTAGCGAGACATGGTATTTGTATTCATAatttgttgaataatgtgaTATCATATTTCAAGGGGAAGGGATTAGCTAGGTTGATTTCTAAGGTTTCGAAGGCTTATAGAGTGGTTGATTTCAAGAAGACGTTTGCTCATGTTTGCAATATCAGTCCAGCAATTGTAAATTATCTTATGGAAGCGGATGTCAAAAAGTGGGCTAGATGTCAATTTCATGGATACATGTATGACATTAGGACAAACAATCCTGCAGAGTCGATAAATTCTGCGTTGCGTTCGCCGAGAGAGTTTCCCGTAATTCCTTTGGTGGACAGTATTAGAGAAATGCTGACACACTGGTTTTTTAAGCGTAAGAAGTTGATTTCAAAGCACACCCATCGTTTGACCATAGATGTGGAGGAAAAGATCGATAGGAGAATCGAAAAGGGGAAAACTTTCAGAGTTTACCCTGTAACCGATAGCCAGCTGCTTGTTAAAGGCGATACAATTGACTGCTTTGTTGATTTGGACAAACGGACTTGTTCTTGTGGGAAGTACGACCTCTAG